The following proteins are encoded in a genomic region of Paenibacillus sp. FSL R7-0273:
- a CDS encoding manganese catalase family protein, translating into MYFYKEGLINDIVVDKPDPAAAKVLQEILGGHYGEMRTMMQYFFQSSNFRGKDTQFRDLMRGVFLEEIAHVDLVQHTINQLLNGSGENQAGNAGQDGAPLDEAVKHANPHHYIMGAQASLPVDAMGNPWLGNYVYSHGNLISDLLDNVVLESTGVLQKTRIYEMSSNKTFRETLGFLIVRDNAHQNAFAKALETLGVNWGNLFPVPNYDINKYPECRKFVDMGYHNVQFNFSLDPSRMAEIFQGPSPSRNKGNLEVTAPPPGFPVPVMPEMPNEHSPGLQDMFN; encoded by the coding sequence TTGTATTTCTACAAGGAAGGCCTGATCAACGACATCGTGGTTGACAAGCCCGATCCTGCGGCTGCAAAGGTACTGCAGGAGATTCTGGGCGGTCATTACGGGGAAATGCGGACCATGATGCAGTATTTCTTCCAGAGCAGCAACTTCCGCGGCAAAGACACCCAGTTCCGCGATCTCATGCGCGGCGTATTCCTGGAGGAGATTGCCCATGTGGATCTGGTTCAGCATACCATTAACCAGCTCCTCAATGGCTCCGGTGAGAATCAGGCCGGTAATGCCGGCCAAGACGGTGCTCCGCTGGATGAAGCGGTGAAGCATGCCAATCCCCATCACTACATTATGGGCGCGCAGGCATCGCTGCCGGTGGATGCCATGGGGAATCCCTGGCTCGGTAACTACGTCTACAGCCACGGGAATCTGATCAGTGACCTGCTTGACAATGTAGTGCTGGAATCAACGGGAGTGCTGCAGAAAACCCGGATTTACGAGATGAGCTCCAACAAAACGTTCCGTGAGACGCTAGGGTTCCTGATCGTGCGCGATAACGCACATCAGAATGCATTTGCCAAGGCACTGGAAACGCTTGGAGTCAACTGGGGGAATCTGTTCCCTGTTCCCAATTATGATATCAACAAATATCCGGAATGCCGTAAGTTCGTGGATATGGGCTATCATAATGTGCAGTTTAATTTCAGTCTGGACCCGTCCAGAATGGCAGAAATCTTCCAGGGCCCTTCCCCTAGCCGCAACAAGGGGAATCTCGAGGTTACGGCTCCTCCGCCGGGCTTCCCGGTTCCGGTTATGCCGGAGATGCCG
- a CDS encoding DUF3231 family protein, with protein MTGILGGNPKDEPMHYGEIFSVWTASTVAKGALSCYRAYMYHAGDHDLKKILGAMIDQAELEISELDSLLADQGLASAPAMPQRPEARLEDIPVGARFTDPEIAAMLAADSAAGLVACSQAMGQSIREDVGALFAKYHLTKAALGLKVLHLTKKNGWLIPPPLQVKRPEAVKA; from the coding sequence ATGACAGGAATTTTAGGCGGCAACCCCAAAGACGAGCCGATGCATTACGGGGAGATTTTTAGCGTATGGACAGCCTCGACAGTAGCCAAAGGAGCTTTATCCTGCTACCGTGCTTATATGTACCACGCCGGTGATCATGATCTAAAAAAAATCCTTGGGGCGATGATTGATCAGGCTGAGCTTGAAATCAGCGAATTGGATTCGTTGCTGGCTGACCAGGGACTGGCGTCTGCGCCAGCGATGCCGCAGCGTCCTGAAGCCCGGCTGGAGGATATTCCGGTTGGAGCAAGATTTACTGATCCTGAAATTGCAGCCATGCTGGCTGCCGACAGCGCGGCCGGACTGGTAGCCTGCAGCCAGGCTATGGGTCAATCCATCCGTGAGGATGTAGGCGCATTGTTCGCCAAATATCATCTCACCAAAGCCGCGCTTGGATTGAAGGTTCTTCATCTAACCAAGAAAAACGGCTGGCTGATCCCTCCTCCGCTCCAGGTAAAAAGACCTGAGGCCGTAAAGGCGTAA
- a CDS encoding alpha-glycosidase, protein MISNEQAISCANLTTSIHLESLHHVPHSNWSYPYDKDTFHLRVRTKKQNVERIYALTGDKYDWETYHHEYEMQKVGTDRLFDYWQTTVKPDHRRFSYAFRFHSGAETIWMTENGIFIEEPEAPGGFFDWPYIHEVDIFQAPEWAKSAVFYQIMPERFANGDTSNDPEDISPWGGKPATDNFFGGDLQGIIDHLDYLEDLGITAIYLTPIFEAPTNHKYDTTDYMTIDPHFGDTELLKKLVDEAHSKGIRIVLDAVFNHIGSNSPQFKDVTLHGEKSKYADWFHINEFPVQVKDGKPTYDAFGFFAEMPKLNTANPETREYLLNIAEYWLKELGMDGWRLDVANEIDHKFWKEFRTRIKAINPDAYIIGENWNDSLRWLHGDQFDSVMNYPLSNRLIEFLQGDDMDAQTFSEYISGLLMRYPQQANEVLFNLLASHDTPRLLTQLGGDKNKLKLAVAFLLTFTGTPCIYYGDEIGLDGEGDPDCRKCMIWEEEHQDRDLHHTYKQLIRLRKEHPVLRTGEFRFLQSNQQERPLIYERYNAEEHCTVWMNPSAEPAALVQALEGNWKDALSGEAAAADNGEIRLKLEPFSFRVLFKD, encoded by the coding sequence ATGATTTCTAATGAACAAGCCATCAGCTGTGCTAACCTTACAACCAGCATTCATCTGGAAAGCCTGCATCATGTCCCGCACAGCAACTGGTCCTATCCATATGACAAGGATACCTTTCATTTACGCGTCCGGACCAAAAAGCAGAATGTGGAACGCATCTATGCGCTGACCGGTGATAAATACGACTGGGAAACCTACCATCACGAATATGAAATGCAGAAAGTAGGCACTGACCGTCTGTTTGATTACTGGCAGACAACGGTAAAGCCGGACCACCGCCGGTTCTCCTATGCCTTCCGCTTTCATTCCGGTGCAGAGACGATATGGATGACCGAAAACGGGATTTTCATAGAAGAGCCTGAGGCTCCGGGCGGTTTTTTTGACTGGCCTTATATCCATGAGGTTGATATTTTCCAGGCGCCCGAATGGGCTAAATCAGCTGTATTTTATCAGATTATGCCTGAGCGGTTTGCTAATGGCGATACAAGCAACGACCCGGAGGATATTTCGCCATGGGGCGGAAAGCCTGCTACGGACAATTTTTTCGGCGGGGATCTGCAGGGGATCATCGATCATCTCGATTACCTGGAGGACTTGGGCATTACGGCCATTTATCTGACGCCTATTTTTGAGGCACCTACCAATCATAAATATGACACCACCGATTATATGACAATCGATCCGCATTTCGGTGATACAGAGCTGTTAAAAAAATTGGTGGATGAAGCACACTCCAAAGGTATCCGTATTGTTCTTGATGCCGTATTTAATCATATCGGCTCCAACTCTCCACAGTTCAAGGATGTTACCCTGCACGGGGAAAAGTCCAAATATGCGGACTGGTTTCATATCAACGAATTTCCGGTACAGGTCAAGGACGGCAAACCAACTTACGATGCCTTCGGGTTCTTTGCTGAAATGCCCAAGCTGAATACAGCCAATCCGGAGACACGCGAATATCTGCTGAATATTGCCGAGTATTGGCTCAAGGAGCTCGGGATGGACGGCTGGAGGCTGGATGTGGCCAATGAAATTGACCACAAGTTCTGGAAGGAATTCCGCACCCGGATCAAAGCAATTAACCCGGACGCCTATATTATCGGTGAGAACTGGAACGATTCCCTTCGCTGGCTGCATGGCGACCAGTTTGATTCTGTCATGAATTATCCGCTGTCAAATCGACTGATTGAATTTCTGCAGGGCGATGATATGGATGCGCAGACCTTCTCAGAATATATCAGCGGCTTACTGATGCGGTATCCGCAGCAGGCCAACGAGGTGCTGTTTAATCTCTTGGCCAGCCATGATACCCCGCGGCTGCTTACACAGCTTGGCGGTGACAAAAATAAGCTCAAGCTGGCGGTTGCCTTTCTGCTTACTTTTACCGGAACGCCTTGTATTTATTACGGGGATGAGATCGGCCTTGATGGTGAAGGGGACCCGGATTGCCGGAAATGCATGATCTGGGAGGAAGAGCATCAGGACCGTGATCTGCATCATACCTACAAGCAGCTGATCAGGCTCCGCAAGGAGCATCCGGTGCTCCGTACAGGAGAATTCCGCTTCCTCCAGAGCAACCAGCAGGAACGCCCGCTGATCTACGAGCGTTATAATGCTGAAGAGCATTGTACGGTCTGGATGAATCCATCCGCTGAACCGGCTGCCCTGGTGCAGGCCCTTGAGGGCAACTGGAAGGATGCCCTTTCCGGAGAAGCTGCTGCTGCAGACAATGGTGAGATCAGGCTTAAGCTTGAGCCCTTCAGCTTCAGAGTTCTGTTCAAAGACTAA
- a CDS encoding heme biosynthesis protein HemY produces MKCKINRNAAKVLKDMLNTPEAEGKKIRVVITQNHGDHGHYDVTLDTPAEHDEIVATDKDIEVLLDTREPLLDGVWIQYFYVPQEGFFITNPSTGFLEK; encoded by the coding sequence ATGAAATGTAAAATTAACCGCAACGCCGCTAAAGTCCTGAAGGACATGCTGAACACACCGGAAGCGGAAGGCAAGAAAATCCGCGTAGTGATTACCCAGAATCACGGGGACCACGGCCACTATGATGTGACCCTGGATACACCGGCTGAGCATGATGAGATTGTAGCAACCGACAAGGATATCGAGGTGCTGCTGGATACACGTGAGCCGCTGCTGGACGGGGTATGGATTCAATACTTCTACGTGCCGCAGGAGGGCTTCTTCATCACCAATCCATCTACCGGTTTCCTTGAAAAATAA
- a CDS encoding bifunctional metallophosphatase/5'-nucleotidase yields MPAQHYEIVLLETSDLHGFILPSSYATRKEAGHGLARIAGIIKDIRRSAPETILIDNGDCLQGTPLTYYHAKVNASLPNPVIACLNELGYDAAVLGNHEFNYGLPYLRSAAEASSFPWLSANIVDSSTGQPAFGKPYIVRELENGLRIGILGLTTSYIPVWEQPGHIEGLQFEDPVAAAQKWIPLMKTEGQADIIIVSYHGGLERDPETGQVTEPLTGENAGYALCEQVPGIDVLFTGHQHRVLTACINGVHVIQPGNEGRFLGKVTLQLEKNHEGWSMTGCRSELISAGEHAPDPGILQLVHEIEELTQAWLDQPFGFLDGDMTVHSHAQARLQEHPLIEFIHRVQMNASGAGISAAALFDNVSPGFGECITMREIVANYIYPNTLKVLRVSGSDIKAALEQSAEYFEINAEGQISVNPSFLRPKPQHFNYDMWEGIDYVLDISQPAGRRVARLEQNGQPLMADAEYDVVMNNYRAAGGGNFTMFQDKPVVKDIPTDMVELIADYILERGRIPATVNHNWSVVNGMNGNPRS; encoded by the coding sequence ATGCCAGCTCAGCACTATGAAATTGTGTTGTTAGAAACGAGCGATCTGCATGGATTTATCCTGCCAAGCAGCTATGCTACCCGGAAAGAGGCCGGACACGGGCTAGCCCGGATTGCCGGTATAATCAAGGATATCCGGCGCTCCGCCCCTGAGACGATACTGATTGATAACGGCGATTGTCTGCAGGGCACCCCGCTGACCTATTATCATGCTAAGGTAAATGCTTCATTGCCGAATCCGGTCATTGCGTGCCTGAATGAGCTGGGCTATGATGCGGCTGTCCTCGGCAATCACGAGTTCAATTACGGTCTGCCGTATCTGCGGAGTGCGGCAGAGGCTTCAAGCTTTCCGTGGCTGTCAGCCAATATCGTGGATTCGTCTACAGGACAGCCTGCCTTCGGCAAGCCGTATATTGTCCGGGAGCTGGAGAACGGCCTGCGGATCGGCATTCTGGGGCTGACCACCTCATATATTCCAGTCTGGGAACAGCCGGGCCATATTGAAGGCCTGCAATTCGAAGATCCGGTAGCGGCTGCGCAGAAATGGATTCCTCTTATGAAAACGGAGGGGCAGGCAGATATAATAATCGTTTCCTATCACGGGGGGTTAGAGCGGGATCCTGAAACCGGACAGGTAACGGAGCCGTTGACCGGGGAGAATGCGGGCTATGCACTTTGTGAGCAGGTACCGGGTATAGATGTGCTGTTCACGGGCCATCAGCACCGGGTTCTAACGGCTTGCATTAACGGGGTGCATGTTATTCAGCCCGGGAATGAGGGCCGGTTTTTGGGGAAGGTGACACTGCAGCTGGAGAAAAACCATGAAGGGTGGAGCATGACCGGCTGCCGGTCCGAGCTGATCTCTGCCGGGGAGCATGCGCCGGACCCGGGAATCCTGCAGCTTGTCCATGAAATTGAGGAGCTGACGCAGGCCTGGCTGGATCAGCCGTTCGGCTTCCTGGACGGGGATATGACGGTTCACTCCCATGCGCAGGCACGGCTTCAGGAGCATCCGTTAATTGAATTTATCCACCGCGTGCAGATGAATGCCTCCGGGGCAGGCATCTCGGCTGCCGCCCTGTTCGATAACGTGTCTCCGGGCTTTGGGGAATGCATAACCATGCGCGAGATCGTGGCTAATTACATCTACCCTAATACATTAAAGGTGCTCCGTGTGTCGGGAAGCGATATTAAGGCGGCTCTGGAGCAGTCGGCAGAGTACTTCGAAATCAATGCCGAGGGGCAAATTTCAGTGAATCCGTCGTTCCTTAGGCCCAAGCCCCAGCATTTCAACTATGATATGTGGGAGGGCATAGACTATGTTCTGGACATTTCGCAGCCTGCCGGCCGGCGTGTCGCCCGGCTTGAGCAGAACGGGCAGCCGCTGATGGCCGACGCCGAATATGATGTGGTCATGAATAATTACCGGGCCGCGGGCGGCGGGAATTTCACCATGTTCCAGGATAAGCCGGTCGTGAAGGACATCCCGACTGACATGGTCGAGCTGATCGCCGATTATATTCTGGAGCGGGGACGGATTCCGGCAACTGTCAATCATAATTGGAGTGTGGTAAACGGCATGAACGGGAATCCCCGTTCCTGA